The Sulfurospirillum diekertiae genomic sequence GGCTCTGCTGTGATGTCTTTGGTCATGATATTGGTTCTTCCTTTGTCTTTAATTGGTGCTGCTTGGGGAATGCTTATATTTGATAAGCCTAGTTGTATGCCATCTATGCTTGGTATTTTATTGCTTTTTGGCATTATCATTAAAAATTCCATTTTATTGATGGATTTTTATAGAACAAAGCGTCAAACACATCCGCCATTTGAAAGTGCACTTGAGTCGATGAAGGTACGCTTTCGTCCCGTTATGATGACGGCATTTGGTACGATTGCGGGAATGCTTCCTATTGCCTTTGAGTGGGCAGTTGGATTGGAGAGACTCTCTCCTTTGGCGGATGTTGCTATTGGAGGGTTGTTGGTAGGAACGATATTAACACTGATTTATGTACCACTTCTTGCTTATAGTACCGATAGAAATAAAAAGGAGCGTTAAAATGGAAGAACATCATCACGATCACAAAGTAACAGGGAAAAATCTTTTCTTGACCATCGTGCTTAATGTTTTTATCACCACAGCACAGGTTATTGGAGGCGTGGTATCGGGTTCTTTAGCGCTTTTAAGTGATGCGCTTCATAATTTTTCAGATGTTATGGCACTGTTTATCGCATGGTGGGCAAATAAAGTCTCTTCAAAAGAGAGCAGTGAAGAGAAAACCTTTGGTTATAAAAGAGCTGAAATCGTCGCGGCATTGTTTAATGCTTCGGTATTGGTGGGTATTGGTGTTTATTTAATCGTTGAGGGGGTGGCAAAGTTGATGCATCCTCATGTGATTGACTCGGATATTGTTATTTACTTAGCAATTCTTGGTATTGTCTTTAACTTTGTCAGTGTTCTTCTTCTTCAAAAAGATGCCAAAGAGAACCTCAATATGAAAGCAGCATACCTGCACCTTCTCAGTGACACAATGACCTCGGTCGCAGTTCTTATCGGAGGTCTTGGTATGAAATACTATGGTGCGTATTGGATAGACCCGCTGATTACCATTGCGATTGCATTTTATCTCATTCTTACCTCATTTTCACTCATCAAAGAGACGATGGCGATTTTGATGCAATTTAGTCCAAAAGGTTTACATGTAAAAGATATAGAAAAATCTGTTTTAGCGTTTGAGGGAGTTGAAAATCTCCACCATTTACATCTTTGGAGACTTAATGACAAAGAGATTCATTTTGAAGCACATGTGGACTTTAAAGAGAATTTGCCTTTGTCTGAGGCGACATGTGTTATTGCTAGTATCGAAAAGGAATTAGAAGAGCATTTTGGTATTTCTCATGTGACGTTGCAAGCGGAGTTTGAGAGTGCTGATCTTAAAGAATTAATTTACAATAAAGGATGCTGTCATGTTTGATTGGTGGGAAAGAATCGTTGATGCTTTGGTAGCGGATGTATTTGGAATGGATAAAGCATCTCAAGCAGGAGGTGCCATTCACTTCTTTATCTATGATACCATCAAAATATATATGTTGTTGGTACTGATAATTTTTGCGGTGAGTTTTTTAAGAACGTACTTTAACACTGAAAAAGTTAGGGTTTATCTGCAAGGTAAAAGTGAATTTACAGGCAATATCTTAGCGGCTCTTTTTGGCATTATCACGCCATTTTGCAGTTGCTCTGCGATTCCTCTGTTTTTAGGATTTATGCAAGCGCGGATTCCGCTTGGTATTACCTTTAGTTTTCTGATCTCTAGTCCTATGAATAACGAGATTGCCATTGCACTTTTGT encodes the following:
- a CDS encoding cation diffusion facilitator family transporter; its protein translation is MEEHHHDHKVTGKNLFLTIVLNVFITTAQVIGGVVSGSLALLSDALHNFSDVMALFIAWWANKVSSKESSEEKTFGYKRAEIVAALFNASVLVGIGVYLIVEGVAKLMHPHVIDSDIVIYLAILGIVFNFVSVLLLQKDAKENLNMKAAYLHLLSDTMTSVAVLIGGLGMKYYGAYWIDPLITIAIAFYLILTSFSLIKETMAILMQFSPKGLHVKDIEKSVLAFEGVENLHHLHLWRLNDKEIHFEAHVDFKENLPLSEATCVIASIEKELEEHFGISHVTLQAEFESADLKELIYNKGCCHV